GGATTCCAGTGCCCTCACAAATCCTAACAGTTTCTGGGTGGGAACTATTGGATGGATTAGACATGGAAGATTACCCAATAGTGACTGAAGGTACAAAAATTGACCTCACCATCAAACCAGTGGAGCCACACCCTAGCAAAATGCAAATCACAGTAAAATTTTCAGCTAGAAAGTTTAACATTGAGGTGGACAGAACCGACACTGTTCGCAGCTTGAAGGAAAAAATTCACATCATTGATAGCACACCCATCAAAAGAATGACATTATACTTTTCAGGGAGAGAATTGGATGAAGATTTTAGAATCTTGAGTGAGTATGGCATACGTGAATTTTCTGAGATTGTTGTGTTCCTCAAGCCCTTGAATCGATCGAGAGAAGAACCTCCCACAAGGAAGTTAAGCTTGGTAGTACAAACTTCCTCTAGTTTGCTTAATGGTGCCACCATTCCACTGGAGATGAGAGATGCAAGCACAGTCAGTGACTTGAAGCAGTTACTGATAAGCAGAAAAATTCTGCCAGTTGATGACTATTTGTTCATACACAAGCAGAGGATCATGCGTGATAGCTGTAGCCTCAGGTGGCATGGAGTTGAAGATGGAGACTGTCTCTATGTGTTTAAGGGGACAGTTAGTCGCAGTGGGTATGCATGAGATTAATTCTTGGTATAATAACTATGGAttgtttcaacatttttttttacattattgtttGTTACCTTTAGAATTAGAAGATGAAACAACATTCTATATGACTGGAAATCTTGTTTTACTTCCGTGCTTGGTATGTTTTTGAAACAATCCGCTATCTATTGTTACCATTTGCTACTTTTATCAATTTAAGACTCTCTgggcaaataaaaaaaaatcaaatgatattCACTTGATTTGCCATACTTTATTAACAGCAATCAATAGCTTAATTAGCATCTccccaaagaaaaaaaacaccaaaGAAACAATCTGCTATCTATTGTTAGTTGTTACTATTTGCTACTTTTATCAATTTAAGACTCTCTtggcaaataaaaaaatcaaatgatattCACTTGATTTGCCATACTTTATTCACAGCAATCAATAGCTTAATTAGCATCAATAtccccaaagaaaaaaaaaacaccacagAACTTAATCAGTTGAAAGTCCTAATTCATCAGATGTTTAATCAAATTTGCAATTTcagaattcaaattttcctattGAGATTGATGAAATAGATGATTAGCCATGGCTGACATACACAACCTCAGAATAGTAGCGAGCTTGAACTgcaatattctttttctttttgttttaggaTACAACGAATAAAGTAATTTTGTGGGAATCTCTTCCATTCAATTGAATGCTAAATGACTTATAGGCTTATAGAGTTTTTAAAAACTCATTGAAAATGGATACATCACATTTGAAATGTGGAAGCTATAACTATTAACTTTTGAAAATCACATATGAAAACAAACATGTTAGTAATAAACCACACATCAAAGCTAAGAATAACATGAAAAACCGGGTACACTAACCACAGATTTTCATTAACTTATagtcactttttttctttctccaaaCACTTTATTGCATTAGACAACGCAAACAAGAAGGATAATCATCCCTGGGCAATAATAAAAGTCCAGCAAAATAGCCAATTGCCAAATCATTATTGTTCCTGTCACAAATATTTTGTCTAGAATTCaagcaatttattttttttaaaaaaaaagaacttatgcATGCACATCATCCGCAAGAGCCAGCAACACACCAAAAAACTATTGATTTGGCACTTCTAATGGGTGAAGTTTAGAGGGGAAAAAAGGTATAGTTATTACTATTGATTAAGGCATGTGTACatattttatcatgattttattcCTTGATTTTTCAATCAGCAGTTATAACTGAAAAACTAGACTCTAGGGATAGTTTATACTTGATAGGAAATAAACTCTTTTGTCAAGAAAGCAATCCTTCCTTTTGATATCTCAAGAAAACTGAAATTTCAGTGATAAACTGCCCTTTCAATTTTTAACAGCAATGAACTGTTACAAACATTTACAATAATGCAGTATTTCCCGAGTGAATATTTCCAGCAATTATGGACTTATGATTCCTCATGaaacaaaattaatcaaaagaATAATAACTGGGATCTTTGATTGGAGAAGTAGAAATCAAACCTTTTCTTCTAACCTCAAGAGCAGGTCCATTATGTCCTGCCACATATCTGTAGTGATTTTGATTTGCTCCGCAGAAACATTTTGGGAGATGTGAGATACAGGAACCAAATTTCTAGCTTGCTGTGCGCAACAGAAGATTACAGCCAGATAAGAACAGGCGCATGGATCCATAATCAGATATGCCAGACAACCTCATTGTTGGTTTTatggcagaaaaaaaaaataaaacagaggAGCAAAGCAGAGAGGAATGCATTGAATATTTGAAGAAGGAACGGAATGATCATTTTGATTCATTAGCAGCAGTACATTTatcataattcaaataaaacagaaaacTATCACGTTACCAAGATTTTAGCAATCTGTGGATAACAACCTAACTTGCTCCTAAAGTGTAGGAACCACTGATTGACTAAAACAGAAACTAAAacaatagaagataaagataaaggAGCCACGTAATGCAGTTCAAAAGCAGATAATTAACACTTATAATTATGCAAAAAATTGCAGCCTAAAGTAAGGACATGTCAGATTTTCCCCCCAAACTATCCCTGATTGGGTGCCTCGTTCCGATCAGACCTGTAATTCAACTTACTGTTGCTCTCAAGAGTTTGATTCTCTTGTGatcccaaaaaaattattattgaccTGACAAGACAAACCTTGCACCTTCATCATACAATTATACTTTGCAGGCACAACAGCACCAGCTTTTGAGCACAGATCCAACACAGCTGGAACACGCCCATAAAagcctctcccttcattcaaaAGGACAGGAGGATCTTGAGGCCTTCGCCTCCATACAATCTTTGGGGGCACTAAATTATCCACATTAGCTTTCATCCAAAAGTGAGCACCTTTCCAGCTCTCATACTTGAACACCCCACAGAGTCTAGCTTTATGGCCTGATGGCCCAACATGAACCTCAGAACAATATTTACAAACTTTTACTGGATAAACCAACAACAACTTCTCCACCCCAGACCTAAGAGTCTCCCAAGCAGTTAATGTTTTATTAGCTATAGAGGTAAGATCATTTGGTGACAAAGACTCGGTTTCTGGAACACTTCCATTGTCAGCTTCCAAGTTCCAACTACTTGAATTAAGGTTTTCATCATGGAAATCAGCCCCTGCTTGCCAGCATAGCTCAACAACAGCAGGGATGCGATCAAAGTCAAACCTTTCATTGTGCCTAATAACACTTTGAAACATGTTGTCCAGGTGAAATGTTTCAACAGGGACAAGTATATCATTCAAACCACCTTTGATCCATTCATGAACCCGGTTCTTGGCACGATGCTTGTAACCCGAGCAAGTTTGAATCAAATGCCCCTGCTCACCAATATATATCTCTGGACAGAATCTGTAAATGCATAGATAAGAAGATGAAGATAGTTTTTTCAGCAACTTGAGCTTACAACATAGGAAAACAAGTCCAAGTAAAATACAACTGCAGTGGTTTGTTCCTTAGATTAGTTAGATTAATGACTGACAgtgattgaatgataataatttttaaagatcAAAGGCTTGAAAAATACTACTAAGAAAACAACTTTAGCATTTTAAGTAGAAGTGGCCAGCTCATCATTAATGAcaacatttatcatttataagcACCAGCAACAAATACAAGTGTTTGCTCACGTGTATTATACCAAGCTAATGTTGTCAATCTACAGTTCTTTCACCAAGAAAACCTAAGccatttttttcatccttttaCTATTTCAATGGACATTTAAACCAAGTatcaacaaaattacaaatttatatgATGTCAGAACAGAAAAAGCTTCCTAATGGAAAAGCACCCACATCAAATTTGGAGCAACTATCCCAAATACtactactaaaattaaaaatatatataaacttctGGTCCCTGTTCCCCAAATTTCACCATTACAACACAGTAAAATCAGTATGGACTTACTATAAAGTATAAGTACCATTGTAccaaactaaaaaataaccaTCACAAGTAAGAACCAAAGAAACTGCTTTCTGTTCTAATTTTTTTGGTCTTATTTGTGACACTCAAATTCAACTTAAACTCTAATAAAACCAACAAACTGAAAGTGGTTATATACATAAGCttaaattcaaaacattttattaGTATCAATACATAATGAAAACAGAATTTCATTGAAATACACTAACAAT
The nucleotide sequence above comes from Glycine soja cultivar W05 chromosome 11, ASM419377v2, whole genome shotgun sequence. Encoded proteins:
- the LOC114373540 gene encoding uncharacterized protein LOC114373540, with the translated sequence MRVAIVTRTNQFFIEVGTQETVAAIKRKIEQILGIPVPSQILTVSGWELLDGLDMEDYPIVTEGTKIDLTIKPVEPHPSKMQITVKFSARKFNIEVDRTDTVRSLKEKIHIIDSTPIKRMTLYFSGRELDEDFRILSEYGIREFSEIVVFLKPLNRSREEPPTRKLSLVVQTSSSLLNGATIPLEMRDASTVSDLKQLLISRKILPVDDYLFIHKQRIMRDSCSLRWHGVEDGDCLYVFKGTVSRSGYA
- the LOC114373539 gene encoding APO protein 4, mitochondrial-like, with amino-acid sequence MESLRKMMRYGVLCSGNPRRLYATKVDLKKLRPMILKRIEKRAHTYPVRGMVPVANEVLQVRNDLIHGVSTLLNFLPLMACKFCPEIYIGEQGHLIQTCSGYKHRAKNRVHEWIKGGLNDILVPVETFHLDNMFQSVIRHNERFDFDRIPAVVELCWQAGADFHDENLNSSSWNLEADNGSVPETESLSPNDLTSIANKTLTAWETLRSGVEKLLLVYPVKVCKYCSEVHVGPSGHKARLCGVFKYESWKGAHFWMKANVDNLVPPKIVWRRRPQDPPVLLNEGRGFYGRVPAVLDLCSKAGAVVPAKYNCMMKVQGLSCQVNNNFFGITRESNS